One segment of Sulfobacillus thermosulfidooxidans DSM 9293 DNA contains the following:
- a CDS encoding glycine cleavage system protein H, whose amino-acid sequence MAEVHGCNIPEDRYYWIEKHVWAKPEGDVVLVGLTDVAQSLAGKIIVVNLKSAGKTLARGKSGGTLESGKWVGSIPTPVAGEVIEVNGAVKANPGLVNEDPYGEGWLLKVKPSNWDEDAKALVTGETGVASYREKLEQDGIHCQK is encoded by the coding sequence ATGGCTGAGGTGCACGGGTGTAACATACCGGAAGATCGTTATTATTGGATCGAAAAACACGTATGGGCTAAACCGGAAGGGGATGTCGTCCTGGTCGGACTGACCGATGTGGCCCAGAGTTTGGCTGGCAAGATCATTGTCGTTAACCTAAAATCAGCGGGCAAAACATTGGCTCGTGGCAAGAGTGGCGGAACATTGGAGAGCGGAAAATGGGTGGGATCCATTCCCACCCCGGTGGCAGGGGAGGTGATAGAGGTCAATGGAGCCGTTAAAGCCAATCCCGGGTTGGTCAATGAAGATCCTTACGGAGAAGGATGGCTATTAAAAGTCAAACCCTCTAATTGGGATGAGGATGCCAAAGCCTTAGTAACGGGAGAAACAGGCGTGGCTTCATACCGTGAAAAATTAGAACAAGACGGGATTCATTGTCAAAAATAG
- a CDS encoding biotin/lipoyl-containing protein: MSQVFACEFPDHLWFDVERDVWIECLPSGTLRIGMTDPAQTRAGKILHVRGRPGKAVKAGKNVATIESAKWVGPFPAPVDGTVVRVNEIVLRDPNMINRDPYGEGWVAELQPGGEWLSPHLIKGADVAAIYREKLQEEGITCMRCAPIEETMSDSDDAL; the protein is encoded by the coding sequence GTGTCACAAGTATTTGCATGTGAATTCCCCGATCATTTGTGGTTTGATGTGGAACGTGATGTGTGGATTGAGTGTTTACCTTCAGGAACCTTGCGTATTGGCATGACCGACCCTGCTCAAACGCGCGCAGGGAAAATCCTTCATGTGAGAGGACGGCCTGGGAAAGCAGTAAAAGCCGGAAAAAATGTGGCAACTATCGAATCAGCAAAGTGGGTGGGCCCATTTCCCGCACCGGTGGATGGCACGGTTGTGCGTGTGAATGAGATCGTTTTGAGAGACCCCAACATGATCAATCGCGATCCCTATGGAGAAGGATGGGTAGCGGAACTGCAACCAGGGGGTGAATGGCTGAGTCCACATCTGATAAAAGGTGCGGACGTGGCGGCCATTTACCGGGAAAAGCTTCAAGAAGAAGGGATTACCTGTATGCGGTGCGCTCCGATTGAAGAGACCATGAGTGACTCCGATGATGCTTTATGA
- a CDS encoding lipoyl protein ligase domain-containing protein codes for MRYLDLGTVKREISQAVYHALAERMRPHDEITLVTVSPDRPYVCVGYHQLASREIDRAFCEAHQILVGRRFVGGGAVYLDHGQVFWHLLLPTPRGPVEDLYREILKAPIETYQQMGINAQFRPVNDIVVGPRKIGGTGASTMGTTTVIVGSLLFDFNIELMARVLKVPSEKFRDKMISSLSEYMTTINQELGQPPERQMVVAKLVDNFSRLLNEPVHHDQLTAEEEADIEQYALKLFDPEFVYRGERGLFHSGIKIRSGVFLHEGVFKAPGGLLRLIYRVNDGVFDDVNFSGDFFMEPWDSSAVEDFQGYLQGRLVNEQNVEEAARQLFEKVSIPGVVASDIVECFRRAESTEQSSVR; via the coding sequence GTGCGGTATCTCGATTTAGGAACAGTCAAGCGGGAAATATCTCAAGCGGTCTATCATGCCTTAGCTGAGCGAATGAGACCACATGACGAAATCACACTGGTGACTGTTAGTCCTGATCGTCCCTATGTTTGTGTCGGTTATCATCAACTGGCCAGCCGAGAAATCGATCGGGCATTTTGTGAGGCCCATCAAATATTAGTGGGACGACGATTTGTAGGAGGTGGTGCCGTTTATCTCGATCACGGTCAAGTTTTTTGGCATCTGTTATTGCCGACACCTCGGGGACCGGTTGAGGACTTGTACCGAGAAATTCTCAAGGCTCCCATTGAAACGTACCAGCAAATGGGGATTAACGCGCAATTTCGCCCCGTCAATGACATTGTAGTTGGGCCACGGAAAATCGGGGGAACTGGCGCATCGACGATGGGAACGACCACCGTCATTGTGGGAAGTCTGTTATTTGACTTTAATATCGAATTAATGGCGCGTGTCTTAAAAGTCCCGTCCGAAAAATTTCGCGATAAAATGATTTCGAGTCTCAGCGAGTATATGACCACAATTAACCAGGAACTTGGCCAACCGCCTGAACGCCAGATGGTTGTTGCCAAACTCGTAGACAATTTTTCCCGGCTACTAAACGAACCTGTGCATCATGATCAGTTAACAGCCGAAGAAGAGGCGGATATTGAGCAGTATGCGTTGAAATTATTTGATCCCGAGTTTGTATACCGGGGTGAGAGAGGATTATTTCATTCCGGAATCAAGATTCGCTCGGGCGTGTTTCTGCATGAAGGAGTTTTTAAAGCCCCTGGGGGACTACTTCGACTAATATATCGTGTGAACGACGGAGTGTTTGACGATGTCAACTTTAGTGGTGATTTCTTCATGGAACCATGGGATAGTTCAGCGGTGGAAGATTTTCAAGGATATCTTCAGGGACGGTTAGTGAACGAACAAAATGTGGAGGAAGCGGCTCGCCAGTTATTTGAAAAGGTGTCGATACCCGGGGTTGTCGCCTCGGATATCGTGGAATGTTTTCGGCGTGCCGAAAGCACCGAACAATCTTCTGTGCGGTAA
- a CDS encoding sulfurtransferase TusA family protein: MSTPVEADLKVDASGLKCPMPVIRAKKGITSVEVGQVVEILSTDPGSMADFKAWARSTGHELLLAEQQGEVFRFLIRRTK; encoded by the coding sequence ATGAGTACTCCTGTTGAAGCCGATTTAAAAGTTGATGCATCCGGACTCAAGTGCCCGATGCCTGTTATTCGAGCGAAAAAAGGTATCACCAGCGTAGAAGTGGGTCAGGTGGTGGAAATTCTGAGTACCGATCCCGGATCGATGGCAGATTTCAAAGCTTGGGCACGGTCAACGGGCCATGAACTGCTTCTGGCAGAACAACAAGGTGAAGTCTTTCGGTTTTTAATCCGCCGCACGAAATAG
- a CDS encoding DsrE family protein, which translates to MSTDVKKYLYILTTGPEVAYRAASPFFLATTAALMDHDVSMVFTIRATALLKRGVAEELTVKEGGDGARLQFFIDQARDAGVKFYVCAPSLDLNDCTLEDLIETEGVVGGSAVNEMALESDVVITF; encoded by the coding sequence ATGTCCACAGACGTGAAGAAATATCTCTACATCCTAACTACGGGACCCGAAGTAGCTTACCGTGCCGCTTCCCCGTTCTTTTTAGCAACGACTGCCGCTTTGATGGATCATGATGTGTCTATGGTCTTTACCATTCGAGCGACGGCTCTTTTAAAGCGTGGTGTCGCGGAAGAGTTAACGGTTAAAGAAGGTGGTGATGGGGCGCGGCTACAGTTTTTTATTGATCAGGCCCGTGATGCCGGGGTGAAATTTTATGTGTGTGCTCCGAGTTTGGACTTAAATGATTGTACATTGGAGGATCTGATTGAAACAGAAGGTGTGGTTGGAGGCAGTGCTGTGAATGAAATGGCGCTCGAATCCGATGTGGTGATTACCTTTTAA
- a CDS encoding GAF domain-containing protein: protein MAELADFQKAVERITQWKNQGPDDVAVMANVVAQIRQLWPSWCWVGFYRVFHLGHDLILGPFYGPPAPSLISWGQGVVGSCAAERAVQIVGSIKKFPGYIAAIADTQCEVGLPLIRNNHLYAVLDCQSPEVDGIDLVAVEWLGQIVSILS, encoded by the coding sequence ATGGCGGAACTTGCTGATTTTCAGAAGGCAGTTGAGCGGATTACCCAGTGGAAGAATCAGGGACCTGATGATGTTGCCGTAATGGCGAATGTTGTAGCTCAAATACGTCAGTTGTGGCCTTCGTGGTGCTGGGTCGGATTTTACCGTGTCTTTCATTTAGGACACGACTTAATCCTGGGCCCGTTTTATGGGCCTCCAGCACCCTCTCTCATTTCGTGGGGGCAAGGGGTTGTGGGGTCTTGCGCTGCTGAACGTGCGGTGCAAATTGTCGGGTCCATTAAAAAATTTCCCGGTTACATTGCTGCGATCGCGGACACTCAATGCGAAGTGGGACTTCCTCTCATTCGGAATAACCACCTATATGCGGTGTTGGACTGTCAATCGCCTGAGGTGGACGGAATCGATTTAGTGGCCGTAGAATGGCTAGGTCAAATTGTCTCGATATTAAGTTAG
- a CDS encoding PrsW family intramembrane metalloprotease, which produces MNLPPHRHQCENCGAPIDELLCDACRNRQAGLFAVAYRPLPNNFLLYIFTILKSRLFLGLFVFATAPILLGDLHLNIVDGMMVYFSLFWFFIFQPLMAAQLRIRSLLLDITAYVFTGTLGVFFALTVESFWINHGANLLLNSHVLFISAPAYVLFIGLTEEFAKQMIVLLIFFFNRAKKKAWSPLAYMMVGISSGLGFSAVENISYVQHGILFDVLHHSVGLGTITALTRALYTPFLHAIWAGIVAYALGIVAQRGYRDWHLAVGAYLIAAIFHGFYDASLGYGDLSILDVALSYLVFLSLLLNNRRRQYLGVSKG; this is translated from the coding sequence ATGAATCTCCCTCCACATCGCCATCAATGTGAAAATTGCGGTGCGCCAATTGATGAACTGTTATGTGATGCATGCCGTAATCGCCAGGCCGGATTGTTTGCCGTGGCATACCGTCCGTTGCCCAACAACTTTCTTTTATATATTTTCACGATTCTCAAATCGCGGTTATTTTTAGGATTGTTTGTGTTTGCTACAGCTCCGATTCTGCTTGGTGATTTACATCTCAATATTGTTGACGGAATGATGGTCTATTTTTCTTTATTCTGGTTTTTTATTTTTCAGCCATTAATGGCAGCACAATTACGTATCCGATCCTTGCTGTTAGACATTACGGCTTATGTGTTCACGGGCACGCTTGGCGTATTTTTTGCCTTGACCGTGGAGTCTTTTTGGATTAATCATGGGGCTAATTTACTGTTGAACTCGCACGTATTGTTTATTTCGGCTCCCGCTTACGTTTTATTCATTGGCTTGACTGAAGAGTTTGCTAAACAAATGATTGTACTCCTGATCTTCTTTTTTAATCGGGCTAAAAAGAAGGCTTGGAGTCCTTTAGCCTATATGATGGTGGGAATCAGTTCGGGTTTGGGATTTTCCGCTGTCGAGAATATTTCCTATGTGCAACATGGTATCTTATTCGATGTGCTGCACCATAGTGTGGGTCTTGGCACGATTACGGCATTAACGCGCGCATTATATACGCCCTTTTTGCATGCCATTTGGGCAGGCATTGTCGCTTATGCCTTAGGTATTGTGGCGCAAAGGGGATATCGCGATTGGCATCTTGCGGTTGGAGCGTATTTGATTGCCGCAATTTTTCACGGATTCTATGATGCATCTTTAGGATATGGTGATTTATCGATTTTGGACGTTGCCCTTTCTTATCTGGTCTTTTTAAGCTTGTTACTCAATAATCGCCGACGTCAATATTTAGGTGTTTCGAAAGGATAA
- a CDS encoding ATP-binding cassette domain-containing protein, which yields MLSWSAVTMGFDREHPIFTQLNLTIYPSMSVIGPSGSGKSTLLSSLLGYVSLFEGEILIDGVPADRTVVGQLISYMPQENILPGDLTLREYLSELAELDGQKSIQVKETVYEMASLVHLESVLDRRLGHMSGGMKRRALLAAVLLYPAPWVIIDEPTSGLDPEEQLTVLGLLSELSQKRHVVIATSRLEEVAALQGDIVLVLPQGQVEIMSRERLQAMARGHVFVLPDHEVDLGRTRLWQPMPDGQVKIFSDKPLPHAVSIEPTLEDGYYWYLSQRELMVS from the coding sequence GTGTTATCGTGGTCGGCAGTGACCATGGGATTTGATCGAGAACATCCTATTTTTACCCAATTAAATCTCACGATTTATCCGAGTATGTCGGTCATTGGACCATCGGGATCGGGGAAATCGACCTTGTTAAGCTCTTTGCTAGGTTATGTATCACTTTTTGAGGGTGAAATTCTGATTGACGGTGTACCAGCGGACCGTACTGTCGTGGGACAATTGATTAGTTATATGCCCCAAGAAAACATTTTGCCTGGGGATTTGACCCTGCGAGAATACCTGAGCGAATTAGCCGAATTAGATGGACAAAAAAGCATTCAGGTAAAGGAAACGGTTTATGAGATGGCGTCACTTGTGCATTTAGAATCGGTATTAGATCGTCGGCTTGGACACATGTCTGGGGGAATGAAACGCCGCGCCCTGTTGGCTGCCGTTCTTCTTTATCCTGCGCCCTGGGTGATAATTGATGAACCGACGTCAGGTCTCGATCCAGAAGAGCAATTAACAGTACTCGGCTTATTGTCAGAGCTTTCTCAGAAACGACACGTGGTCATTGCGACATCGCGGCTAGAAGAAGTTGCGGCATTACAAGGGGACATTGTCTTGGTATTGCCGCAAGGTCAGGTCGAGATTATGAGCCGGGAACGACTTCAAGCCATGGCTCGTGGACATGTCTTTGTGCTGCCTGATCACGAGGTCGACTTAGGCCGAACGCGTTTGTGGCAACCAATGCCTGATGGGCAGGTAAAAATTTTTAGTGATAAACCTCTACCCCATGCTGTCAGTATCGAACCCACCTTAGAAGATGGGTATTATTGGTATTTATCACAGCGTGAGTTGATGGTGTCATGA
- a CDS encoding ABC transporter ATP-binding protein: protein MTASSSYLLAADQIGLSIRNEWLLKNVSFRLHRGITALIGPNGAGKTTLFRILAGIYEPSEGRLMVNLPVVSSRSRAAYVPQFPGAYPHLTPFDYLVWIGGFSGLTYDEARDHAREILLRMDLSAVAFRPSNQLDGGQKRRVALAAAWIQRQPIVLLDEPTAGLDPAGRLAFWRDLTLWNRELQIDGSYLITTHLLTEVEQYCQHVIILDRGTTRFAGSTNDLRQRAKPYSFWAKDPVVSHDHTIVAGLRSPQGIPILSAKPEKLWAEREPTVLDGYLSVIQNIGKEV from the coding sequence ATGACAGCGTCTTCATCCTATCTGCTTGCGGCGGATCAAATAGGCCTGTCTATCCGTAATGAATGGCTTTTAAAAAATGTTTCATTCCGTTTACATCGGGGGATTACCGCGCTCATCGGACCTAATGGGGCTGGCAAAACCACGCTCTTTCGTATCCTGGCGGGCATCTATGAACCTTCCGAGGGGCGTTTGATGGTGAATTTGCCTGTCGTTTCTTCGCGTTCTCGAGCGGCATATGTTCCTCAGTTTCCCGGAGCCTATCCGCACCTTACGCCTTTTGACTATTTGGTGTGGATTGGTGGGTTTAGTGGATTGACGTATGATGAGGCCAGAGATCATGCACGGGAGATTTTGTTGAGGATGGATTTGTCTGCTGTGGCTTTTCGTCCCTCGAACCAACTTGATGGGGGTCAGAAGAGGCGAGTAGCCTTGGCCGCAGCATGGATACAAAGGCAGCCTATTGTTTTATTGGATGAACCTACCGCAGGGCTTGACCCAGCTGGCCGATTGGCCTTCTGGCGGGATTTAACGCTTTGGAATCGCGAATTGCAGATTGACGGCAGTTATCTGATTACAACGCATTTGTTAACCGAAGTGGAACAATATTGCCAGCATGTCATTATTTTAGATAGAGGTACGACACGATTTGCGGGTTCAACGAATGACTTGCGTCAAAGAGCCAAACCTTATAGTTTCTGGGCCAAAGACCCCGTTGTCTCTCACGATCACACGATTGTGGCAGGGCTGAGATCTCCTCAAGGAATTCCCATATTAAGTGCGAAACCTGAAAAGCTGTGGGCCGAGCGTGAACCCACGGTATTGGACGGGTATTTATCCGTCATTCAAAATATCGGAAAGGAGGTTTAA
- a CDS encoding ABC transporter permease produces the protein MQSPVMTSLNTMGAARPLRTIIAVIIKDTIRLSWRDPLTRLEIALLAILTFLSAIATIGSPNAGDGAIQMLAISYQVTPFSLVLIIGQLGRHRPHELLWHTRRLPRFAYLSGRFLGLLIVGFIILGLMGIEGSLLMAIIGTFPIMPSIADNFFFLLTIAAPSLVVVTGAFLWLSEWQGDEGHYFVLAIVLSLIIAFSEYKIPALEAWNPHLLFYNPFPGFLMLGLALPPALYGPVGIPSWLVINRVIWMAVGLGFFLLALMSSRSVTHLYPLKSAGKFRLGAGVLIAGFFLGLVTLHHLATELSPYPLVMTIDEQVQSRNEVVTLHVNPSTGFISGQAMMSFSHAQVGTLNIALNRGLMLHGNFPILRMNHGDVFAMSAAAQWRVRLSHPVKTLTLSFSGHLLPQPTPLVYPPFFPGNVYEHLYVGHSRVFLQSGGFWYPRLIQFHQQQAVVVSGLSQLTLSEPANERLPVPVTDMDIEGSKTWNYEPDQGPLFFFQAPYRIVRHQGFDVLGPEPLSKSATRSFHSFRQAWQRLGPWLIGTQKPFIVVYSPITIHPLLWQRVLIVSAVHPFTLPGDPVTGSTEIPSPFEAAVTLDQLWWEPTPHSSVLQYETLLEAYRGTPRIRSLLAEVQKGQIPGLPKLTSQEAATILNEWPHLSTLSAQQWLSYAGLSPDGGL, from the coding sequence ATGCAATCACCAGTGATGACATCATTAAATACCATGGGTGCTGCACGGCCATTGAGAACCATCATCGCCGTGATCATCAAAGATACCATTCGTTTAAGTTGGCGTGATCCATTAACCCGATTAGAAATCGCGTTACTGGCGATCTTAACCTTTTTATCCGCGATTGCCACCATTGGGTCACCCAATGCGGGTGATGGCGCGATTCAAATGCTGGCAATCTCGTACCAAGTGACACCATTTAGTTTAGTCTTGATTATTGGTCAATTGGGACGTCACCGGCCTCATGAGCTCTTGTGGCATACCCGGCGCTTACCTCGCTTTGCCTATTTAAGTGGCCGGTTTTTGGGACTACTCATTGTGGGATTCATCATTCTGGGCCTTATGGGGATTGAAGGCTCCTTACTCATGGCGATTATTGGGACGTTTCCGATTATGCCCAGCATTGCTGACAACTTTTTCTTTTTGTTGACTATTGCTGCTCCGAGCCTTGTTGTGGTCACTGGCGCGTTTCTGTGGCTTAGTGAATGGCAGGGCGATGAAGGTCATTATTTTGTTCTCGCGATTGTCCTGTCTTTAATCATTGCCTTTAGCGAGTACAAGATTCCGGCCTTAGAGGCGTGGAATCCTCACTTGTTGTTTTACAATCCCTTTCCGGGTTTTTTGATGTTGGGATTGGCATTACCGCCTGCTTTATATGGCCCAGTTGGGATTCCTTCGTGGCTAGTTATCAACCGTGTAATCTGGATGGCTGTGGGTTTGGGATTTTTTCTTTTAGCGTTAATGAGTTCACGAAGTGTTACGCATCTTTATCCGTTAAAAAGTGCCGGTAAATTTCGCTTGGGAGCTGGGGTTCTCATAGCCGGATTTTTTCTGGGACTCGTCACGCTGCATCATTTAGCCACTGAACTTTCGCCATATCCCTTAGTCATGACCATAGACGAACAAGTGCAAAGCCGCAATGAAGTGGTGACATTGCATGTTAATCCATCGACGGGCTTTATTTCGGGTCAGGCTATGATGTCTTTTTCCCATGCCCAAGTGGGAACGCTGAATATAGCACTGAACCGCGGATTGATGTTGCATGGGAATTTTCCCATTTTACGTATGAATCACGGGGATGTATTTGCTATGTCGGCGGCGGCTCAATGGAGGGTGCGCTTAAGCCATCCCGTGAAGACGTTAACTTTATCATTCTCGGGCCATCTATTACCGCAACCCACCCCATTAGTTTATCCGCCATTTTTCCCGGGCAACGTTTATGAACATTTATATGTTGGGCACTCGCGTGTATTCCTCCAAAGCGGAGGATTTTGGTACCCACGTCTTATACAATTTCATCAACAACAAGCTGTGGTTGTTTCCGGACTTTCGCAATTGACGTTATCAGAACCGGCCAATGAGCGTTTACCAGTTCCTGTTACCGATATGGATATTGAAGGCTCTAAAACCTGGAACTATGAACCCGACCAAGGCCCGCTATTTTTCTTTCAAGCACCATACCGCATAGTTCGCCATCAAGGCTTTGATGTGCTTGGACCTGAACCGTTGTCCAAGTCAGCTACTCGCTCATTCCACAGTTTTAGGCAGGCGTGGCAACGTCTAGGACCATGGCTAATCGGCACTCAGAAGCCTTTTATCGTGGTTTATAGTCCTATCACTATTCATCCCTTATTGTGGCAAAGGGTACTGATTGTTTCGGCAGTTCATCCTTTTACGTTGCCGGGAGATCCCGTCACAGGCTCCACTGAGATTCCTTCGCCGTTTGAAGCCGCGGTGACATTGGACCAATTATGGTGGGAGCCCACTCCTCATTCGTCCGTTTTACAGTACGAAACCCTTTTGGAAGCGTATCGGGGCACTCCTAGAATTCGCTCCTTGTTGGCCGAGGTTCAAAAGGGACAAATACCGGGATTACCGAAACTTACGTCACAAGAGGCGGCAACCATATTGAACGAGTGGCCTCATCTTTCCACTCTTTCGGCAC